The Stigmatella ashevillena genomic sequence CCCACGCCGGAGCGGAACAGGGCGTACTCCAGCGACTGCTCGGTGTAGTGGCCCAACAACCGCGGACGGCCCGGGTCCGCGTAGCCCAGGGCGCCCTCCAGATCCTCCAGGGTGATGGCTTCCCAGGCCTGCTGCCGCTCGAGGGCCTTCAGCGGAGAGGGGTGCCGCGCGAGCATGCCACGCGGATCAAACCGTTCCTGGATCGGCTCGTGTCCTCGCTCGTCCAGGACCAGCACCGAGCCGACGAACACCTTCCAGGCCTCCGCATGGTAGCCGCCTCCGGGCAACCACACGGAGGGCACCCGGTGAAGCGCGCGCGCCACGGCAAGGTCCCTCCGCCGGGCCCCCTTCAGGCTGAGGCCGAGGAGGCCGAAACGGTCTCCCCGCAGCACATCCCCCCCGGCGATGACGAAGGCCAGCTCCGCCCGGGGCATGCGCTCCAGCAGCGCCTCCAACGCCGCGAGGTACTCGGCATCCCCACAGCCGCGGGCCAGCAACACCTCGTCCGCGCCGGGCACGAGCCCCCAATCGCTGCCGGACAGAGAGCCCACCCACACATGGGGGTCCCCGGAGAGGCACGCGGCGGTGCCATCCGAGGGGTGGGCATCCAGGTCGAGCACCGCCACGGAACCGCCGAAGCCCTCCTGGCGCAAGGTGGTGATCGCCACGGCGATGTCGTTGAGCACGCAGAAGCCGCCGCCGTGGTCCGGCGCGGCATGGTGAAAGCCCCCCGCCATGTTGACGGCGGGCCGCCGGGTGCAGAGGGCCAGCCGGGCCGCTTCCAACGTCCCGCCGCAGATCCGCCTCACCGTGTCCAGCACGGTATCCACCGGCACCACGGAGGGCTCCACGGCGAAGATGCTTGCGAGCGTCTCGGGCGCCTCCAGCGATTCCAGGTAGGCCGCATCATGCACGCGGGCCAACTGCGCGTAGGAGACCGGCCGGGGACGGTGGATGTCCGTGGCCCGGACAATCCCCGCCTCCAACAGGTACCCGGTGGTGAAGTCCACCTGGCGCGGCTCCAATCCGTGGTGGGCGTCGAGGCGGGCGAACGGAAGCCGGTACGGCTCGTCATAGAAGACTGGCACCCGCGCCCTGTCTGGACGCAGTCGCCTCTTCCACTCCTGCAGCCAGGCTCTCATCGGCCAGAGAACCCTACGCCCGGAGGGCGCGGGGCGGGTGGACTTTCAACCCCTCGCCGCTCACACGAAGATTCGCCGCACTGCGTTAATGGCCTTGAGACTTCAGGCGTTTGACTTTGTTCGCCTGCCTGGAGAGGGGGGCCTCTTTTCAGCGCGTGCGCTTGGCGGCCGCGCGCTTGGCAGCCGTGGAACGCTGGACGGTCTTGCGCTTGCGCGTCGCCGCGGCCTTCTTCGCAGCGGCTGAGCGCTGGGCCTTCGTGCGGCCAGCCTGGCTCCGCTTGCCTCCCCGGCGCGAGGCCTGGTGCGTTTCAGGCTTCCCATACCCAGAGCCACCGGGCTTCTCGCCCCCATGCGATTCGGCATTCACGGTGGCCCATGCCCGGCGCTTGGCCTCCTTCTCGTGGGTCCCGCGCTCGGTGTAACCCTCGGCGATGTGCTCCGCGCGCCGCTTCTGCTTGTCGGTGTACTTGCTCTTGTCTCCACGAGGCATGCCGTTCTCCTTCTCCCTTCCCCAAGGTCTGCATCCGAGGGCCAGATGGGAACCTGGCCTCAGGCAGCAGGGTCCGGCGGCGGCTCACCGGGCCCGCTCGCGCCCTTGCGCACCTCATCGCGCAGGGCGGGGCTGGTGCGCTTCGCACCACTCACCAGCAGCCCCGTCAACAGCGCCCAGGCCAGCCCCACCATCCATCCCCCGAGGATGTCCGTGAGGTAGTGCACGCCCAGGTACACGCGCGTCAGCCCGACCAGGAAGCTCAACAGCACCGCCATCCCCAGCACATAGGCCTTGAGCCTGCGGCGCTCGGTGAGCTGCGACAAGAGGGTGCCCAACGTGAGGTACACGATGGCCGACAGCATCGCGTGTCCGCTGGGAAAGCTCGGCGCGAACACCTCGGCGAGGTGCGGCACCACCGAGGGCCTCGGCCGGGCGAAGAAGTGCTTGAGCAAGGAATTCACCAGGGCGCCCCCCGCCGTGGACCCGGCCACCAGCAGCAGCGAGCGGAAGCGGCGGATGAGGACGAGGAAGCCACACACCCCCACCGTGATGAGCGCCAGCACCGTGCCGCTCCCGAGGGACGTCACATCCCGGGCCGCGGCGAGCAGCCACTTCGGCCCCACGGGAATCCGTGGGTCATCCGTCCGCCGCAGCGAGCGGACCACCGTCTCGTCAAAGGATTGCGTCTCGCGCTCCACGACTTCATCCGCCAGCATCGCGAAGCCCAGGCAGCAGGCCGCGATCGCGGCCAGCAGCCCCCACAGGCGCAGCCGCTCCGACCCCGTCAGCGGGGCAATCCATTCTCCCAATCGACGTCGCATGGAGCCCCCACCCTATGCATTTCCCCCCGTGTCGCGGCGGCCGTGCCGATGCTGCCGCCTGGAAGTGCACAAAGCCGCCGCGGCCCCCCGCGTCCGCCGGCCGGTACCGCTAGATGCGAATGCGGTCCCGTCCCGCACTGCCGAGCACGGCGCCCGTCACACAGAAGAAGTGAATGATGATGCCGGGAAACACCAGCGCCAAGTAGCCGATGCCGGTGACGATGAACCAGAGCAAGGCTCCCCAGAATTGCCCTTTGTAGAGCTGTCCCAGGCCCGGTATGAAAAAGGATAACACCCCAGCAACAACAGGATTGAAACGGCGCTCTTGGACCAGTTCATAGTTCATTAGAGCCTCCGGACAGCGATCAAGGCAGCGCCTGCGGGCCGCAGCGTAGTCCGCCCAGCCACCAATGTGGAATTCACCCCCCCCCAGCAATGACTTCCATTGCGCTACAGGTCTGTAGACAACCCAACCGCCGTGCGGGGCTGAACCCTTGGTGCAAGTGCCGGTTGTCCTGGCGCAACAGGCTGCTATCACTGCCTACAGGAGGGAACACACTTGGCCATCGCCACCATCGAGCCGACGACCGGCACCACCCTGCGGACCTTCAACGCGCTCTCCCCAGAGGAGACCGAGGCGCGGCTGCGCCTCGCCGAGGAGACGTTCCGCACATACCGCCACACCTCTTTCGCCGACCGCAAGCGCTGGCTGGCCCGGGCCGCCGAGCTCCTGGAGACCGAGGCCGCCACCTTCGGGCGCATCATGACACAGGAGATGGGCAAGCCCTTCGAGGCCGCCAAGGCCGAGTCCCAGAAGTGCGCCCAGGCGTGCCGGTATTACATCGAGCACGGTGAGGCCTATCTGCGGGACGAGCCCATCGACACGGGCAAGGACCGCAGCTACGTGCGCTACGAGCCGCTGGGGCCCGTGCTGGCCATCATGCCGTGGAACTTCCCCTTCTGGCAGGTCATCCGCTTCGCCGCCCCGGCGCTGATCGCTGGCAACGTGGGATTGCTCAAACACGCGCACAATGTGCCGCAGTGCGCCCTGGCGCTGGAGGATCTCTTCCTGCGGGCAGGCTTCCCTCGGGGCGCGTTCCAAAACCTGTTCATCGAAACGCGAGACATCGAACGCGTCATCGAAGACAGGCGCGTGAAGGCGGTCACCCTGACAGGCAGCGAAGGGGCCGGCCGGGCGGTCGGAGCCCAAGCAGGCAAGGCACTCAAGAAGGTGGTGCTCGAGCTGGGCGGCAGCGATCCGTTCATCGTCATGCCGAGCGCGAAGCTGGAAGACGCGGTGGAGACGGCGGTGAAGGCGCGGCTCATCAACAATGGCCAGTCCTGCATCGCGGCCAAGCGCTTCATCGTCCACGAGGCCATCTATCCGGAGTTCGAGCGGCGCTTCGTGGAGCGCATGGGCCGCGTGAAGGTGGGGGACCCGATGGAGCCCCAGACGGAGGTGGGCCCCCTGGCGACCGAGGGGATCCGCCAGGGCCTGCACGCCCAGGTGGAGAAGAGCCTCGCGGCGGGCGCGAAGGCCCCTGTGGGCGGCAAGCTCCCCTCGGGCGCGGGGTACTACTACCCGCCCACGGTGCTGACCGACGTGCCCGACGCGTCTCCGGCCGCCCGCGAGGAGCTGTTCGGTCCGGTGGCGGTCCTCTTCCGGGCGAAGGACGTGGCGCACGCCATCACGCTGGCCAACGACACGCCCTACGGCCTGGGCGCGAGCGTGTGGACCCGGGATGAGGCGGAGGCCCAGCAATTCATCGCGGGCATCGAGACGGGCATGGTGTTCGTCAACGCGATGGTGGCCTCGGACGCGCGGCTGCCCTTTGGCGGGGTGAAGAACTCGGGCCATGGGCGCGAGTTGGCGCTGCACGGCCTGCGCGAGTTCCTCAACGCGAAGACGGTCCGCATCAGCGCGGGCGCCCTGCCTCCCCCCACCGAGGCCTCCGCCAACGAGTAGGCCCCTGGGCTCCCCCGGCCGTATCCTGGGCTCGCCTGTCTCCTCGCCAGGAGAGCCCCCACGACCGCAACTGATGGCGGCGATGGCCCCCGACGGGGCCTGGGACGGCGGGTGGGAGGCGTCCGGGCGCAAAGTGCGTTAGGGAGGAGCCACTCGCCTCCCCGAGCTGGCCACCCGATGAACGTCCCCGCCTCGTCCCGCCGCTTCCAGATCTTCAGCTACGCCGTGCTCGCCTACACGTTGGCCGTGGTGTTGTGGGGCGCCTTCGTGCGCGCCACGGGTTCGGGCGCGGGCTGTGGGGACCACTGGCCCCAGTGCAATGGCGTGGTCGTGCCGCGCGAGCCCACCGTGGCCACGCTCATCGAATACACCCACCGGGTCACCAGCGGCCTGGCCCTGGTGCTGGCCGTGGTGCTGTGCGTCTGGGGCCTGCGCGCCCACGCCAAGGGGCACCCCGTGCGCGGCGCGGCCGTGTTGTCGCTCGTCTTCATGCTGACGGAGGCCGCGGTCGGCGCGGGGATCGTCCTCTTGAAATACGTGGCGGACAACCCCTCCATCGCGCGGGCGTACTGGATGGCGATCCACCTCCTCAACACCTTCCTGCTCGTGGGCGCCCAGGCACTCACGGCGTGGTGGGCCGGGGGACGCTCGCGGTGGGTGATGCGCGGCCAGGGACTGGCCGGAACGCTGGTGGGCGTGGGAATCGCTGGGCTGCTGCTGCTGGGAGTCACCGGAGCCATCGCGGCACTGGGGGACACGCTCTTTCCGGCCACCAGCTTCACGGAAGGCTTGCAGCAAGACATGTCCGAGACGGCGCACATCCTGCTGAGGCTGCGCGTGCTGCACCCGGTGCTGGCGGTAGGACTGGGCGCGCTGCTGGTGGCGGTGGGCAACATGCTGGCCCGCTTACGGCCCTCGGAGAGCGTGAAGCGCTCGGCCACCCAGCTGACCGTGCTGTATGCGATTCAGCTGGGCGCGGGGCTGACCAACCTGGTGCTGCTGGCGCCGGTGTGGATGCAGCTCGTCCACCTGCTGCTGGCAGACCTGGTATGGATTGCCCTGTTGCGGCTGAGCGTGGCAGCGCTCGCGGAGGACGCGCCCCGGGCCACCGTCACGGGCGGACCTCCGGCGCGGGCACCTGCTCCCAGAGATCCAGCCCGTCCACTCCCTCCGTGAGAAAGCGCCGGACGAAGCGGGCATGAAGCCAATGCTGGCTCTCCTCGGAGAGCTGCCACCGTCCGCGTCCCGCGACCACCACGAAGTGGCTCCGGGCGAGCACTTCACGGACACGTGCTTGGGCGGCCGGTGTCTGGAATGCGTCCTCGACGAGGGCAAAGCGCGCCCCGGAGCCCAGGGCCCCCAGCAGCATCTCCCCATAGGAATCCACCACGAGGGGCGCTCCGGAGATGACGGGTGGCAGATGCCCTCCCGCGAGCCCCCAGGCCGGCTCGAATGAGAAGAGCGCGACTCTCGGCGGAACGGACTGGAGGATGAATCGCCTCAACGCCACCACCTCGGGCGCCTGGGCCAGGACGCCCCAGCAGAGAGACTTCCACGGAGGCACCAGCACGGCCACCCCCAGCAGCACGGCGACCCCCCGTGCGGCCCAGGGCCGATGGGCCTGGAACCCGCCCTGGAGCGCCGCGGCCGCCAGCCCCGCGAGCAAGGACTCCGGACCCGCCAGGTAAGCGTTGTACTGGCTCCAGTAGCTCGGCGAGGTGAGGAAGGCGAAGACCGTGAGGCCATAGGCCACGGCGGCAAACCGCTCCGCGGACCTCTCCTCCCCGGTCCGCTGAAACAGGCGGCGCACCACCAGGGCAAGCCCCAGCAGCGCCAGCCCCACGCCCACCCCTCTGCTCGTGGGAAACAGCTCCCGCAGTCGGCCGAGCCGGCTCAGCTCTCCGTCACCTGGGCGGAGCGCCTGGAAGAGAAACACCTCCGAGAGAAAAGACGACGGGGCCCTCCAGAGAAAGGGGCCCACCAGGAGCACCAGGGTGCCCGCCACGGTGAGGACCAGACCCGCCCGCGACTTCCAGGACGTCCCAGCGGGAGGTGCCACCAGCGCGGCGGCAAGCCAGATTCCTCCCAACACCTTCACCGAGATGGCCACGCCCAGGAGGATGCCCGTCCATCCCCACCGGGGCTCCTGTCGGCCATGCCGGGAGCAGGCCAGCCACATGTTCGCCGCGGCCAGGCATGCGAGGTTGAGCCACGGCTCCAGGAAGGGGCCCCGCTCGACGAGGACCAGCTCGGGATGGCTCGCATACACGAGCGCCGCCACGAGCGCCGCCACGGGCCCCCACATGCGCAGGGCCAAACGCCCCACGCACCAGACGCTCAGGGCTCCACACAGGGCCGCCATCCACCGGGCCAGGGTGAACCCCGCGCTGACGCCCAGCCAGGACACGCTCGCGCCCGCGGGCCCCCACAGCAACAACGACCCGGGCGGGTGGACGAAGGCGAAGTCCCGATAGGGCCAGTGCCCTTGAAACAAGAGCGCCGAAGCCGAGAAATAGACGCCCTCGTCATAGTCGATGGGGTAGCCGAAAGCGCCCTCCGCTCGCGTGAGCGGCGCCACGCGCAGCACCCACGCCGCCACGGCCACGAGCACCAGCACCCACTCCATGCAGGGATTCCAGCGGATCGAGTTCCGGACACCCGGGCCAAAAAACGGTGCTTTCACCTCCGCACCGGTACAGGCTCCGCGCATGCAACCAGGCTTCGGACGTGATCTAACGACCGGCAGCATCCCCAGGCACATGATCGCCTTCTCCCTGCCGATGCTCTTGGGCAGCTTCCTCCAGACAGCATACAGCTTCGTCAATGCCATCTGGGTGGGGCAGTACCTGGGCACCTCCGCGCTCGCCGCGGTGACGGTGAGCTTCCCCATCGTCTTCGTCCTGTTCGCCATCGGCATGGGCCTCACGCTGGCGACGAACATCCTCGTGTCCCAGAGCTACGGCGCGCGGAGGATGGACGAGCTGCGCAAGGCCGTGGACAGCTCCACCGTGCTCATGGTCTCCCTGGGCATCGTGTTCACCATTCTGGGAGAGCTCTTCGCCCCCAGCGTTCTGCGCGCCATGGACACGCCCCCGGAGATCCTCGACGCGTCCATCCACTACCTCCGGATCTTCCTGCTCTCGCTGCCGCTGGGGTTCAGCCTCTTCCTGATTCGAAGCCTGCTCCAGGGCGTGGGCGACTCGAAGACACCGCTCTACTTCCAGTTCGGCTCGGTGCTCCTCGCCGCGGCGCTGGACCCCGTACTGATGTTCGGCTGGCTGGGGTTCCCGAAGCTCGGACTCAATGGCACCGCCTGGGCCACCGTGTTCTCGCAGCTCGTGTCGCTCACCGCGTTGATCACCTACCTGCGCGCGAAGAAGGTTCCCGTCGCGCCCTCCTGGCCCCGGTTCGACCACCTGGGCCCCATCACCTGGAAGACGCTGCGCATCGGACTGCCCTCCGCCGTGCAGCAGTCGCTCGTCTCCATTGGCATGGTCTTCGTCACCGGCATCGTCAACGGCTTCGGCGAGGTCTCGACGGCCGCGTTCGGGGCCGCCTCGCGCATCGATCAGATCGCCTTCCTGCCCGCCATGACCTTCGGCATGGCCATCTCGACCCTGGCGGGCCAGAACCTCGGGGCGGGCCGCCAGGACCGGATCCGGGAGATCTTCCTCTGGGGTTGCCTGTTCAGCGGCGGCATCACGCTGATCATCACCGCGGTGACCGTGTCGGTTCCCGGCGCGCTCCTCAGAATCTTCGTCACGGACACCGCCGTCATCGAGCCCGGAATCGCCTACCTGCGCATCGTCGGCGCCTGCTACCTCTTCTTCGCCCTCGTCTTCGTCAGCAACGGCATCATCAATGGCGCCGGCCACACGATGACCACCACGGTGATTTCCCTGATCAGCCTGTGGGTCATCCGCGTTCCGGGCGCCTACTGGCTGTCGCGGCGCATGGAGAGCGTGAAGGGTGTCTGGTATGCGATTGCGCTGAGCTTCGCCGTGTCGCTGACCGCCAGCATGGCCTACTACTTCTCGGGCCGGTGGAAGCGCTCGGCGGGGAAGAAGCCGCCCAAGGGCCCCCCAGCGCCGGACGCCCGCGAGGCCTTCGGCCACAGCACGGGCGAGGCATAGCCCGCTTCCCGGCCTCGCAGGCCTTCTCATCCAGAGAGGGATTTCGAGAATAAGTTCAAAATGGACGGGTTTTGCTGCCCTCTCAGGCAGTAGCCTTAAAACTTTCCGTCTGCTTTCCTACCGGGTAGCAAAGTGTTGCAAAAGAGCGGGCGCAATACGTGGCAGCAGTTGCGAATCTCTTACGACCAGCATTAGGCTCTGAAATGAGACGCAATCTCGGAGGTGGGATCCGCCCGACGGGTCCTCCCGCTGAGGCGAACGTCTCTCGAAGCGAGGGTGAACGGGAAATCCGGACGCCTGGCGCTTCCTGGTGGGGTGGGTAGCGGGCAGCGGGCCTGCCTCTCTGCACTCTCGGGGGATGGTGCAGAGGGGGGCCCGCTGTGGGTGTTTCTTACTCCCCGGAGCCGACCGGGCGAGCGTGAGCCCCCACCCGTCCCGGCGAGGAGGCGCTCACTCCCAACGGGAGGACCGGCTCTCCGGCCGGGGCCAGGTGGCTTGCCTCGGCGCGCAGCAGGGGCAGGCCGTGCGTCTGCGCCTGGAGGAAGGTGATGAGTTTCTCGCGCACCACGCACCGCAGATCGAACGCCTTGCCCGCATCCGAGGCGCTGACCAGGGCGCGCAGCTTCATGGTGCGCTCGGTGCACTCCGTCACCTGCAACCCTTGCACCTTGCCATCCCAGAGCCCCTGGGACTCGTTCTGAAGGATGCGCTGGAGCTCCGCGCGCACCGACGCCACGTTGGTGCGGAAGTCCACATACAGCTCCGCCGTGCCCAGGATGTCCGGCGACACCTTGCTCCAGTTCTGGAAAGGCTTCTCCAGGAAGTGCGTCATGGGCACGATGAGCCGCCGCAAGTCCCACACCTTCACCACCACGTAGGTGAGGGTGATTTCCTCCACCCACCCCCACTCGTTCTCCACGATGACGGTATCGCCGATGCGGATCGGCTGGGTGATGGACAGCTGGATGCCGGCCAGCAACGTGGAGATGGACTTCTGCGCCGCCAGACCAATAACGAGGCCCGCGATGCCCGCCGAGGCCAGCAGCGACACCCCCACGTTGCGCACCGCCTCGAACTGCAACAACAGCAAGGAGCCCGCCACCAGCACCACGGCGACCTCGATGATGTGACGCATTACCACCAACTGCGTGCGCAGCCCCCGGATGCGCCCCACCTCCGCGCCGGTCGCCGTGCGGCTGTTCACCTTCTGCTCCACGAAGCGGGCAGCCGACCGCAGGAAGCTCATCAGAAACCAAGCCAGGGCAATGATGATGATCGACCGCGCCCCCACATCCACCACATGCTGGACCGAGGCGGACAAGCCCAACATGCGCGAGCCCGAGGCCACCAGGATGGCGAACACGGGATAGCGCAGGGGGCCTCGCCCCGCCGCCACCAGCTGATCATCCCAGCCCGACCGCGTCAGCCCCGAGGCGCGGATGCCCACGCGCAGCAGCAGCCCTTCCAGCACGCGCCCCACGAGCACGCTGCCCGCGAGGAGCAGCGCCAGCCCCAGCGCCTGCCACAGCTCCACTTCCCAGAGGGGCCGGTTGAGCAGAAACGCCGGGAGTTGCTGCCGCAGGGCGGGCCCTCCTTCTGCCTCGAGCGCCAGCACCGGCGTGGACGGCAGCTCCAACGAGAGGACGGCGAGGCGGCGGAACATGAGCGGGCGCTCCTGACATCGGGGCCGTGGGGCCCAAAAATAGTTTGACCTCAAATATACTAGTGAACCCTCGTGCCATGTCCACCCATCCGAGAACAAGCCCTCAGGCAGGCGTGTGACAGCCCAGGTGTCATAAATCAGGGAGTTTCTGGACGCATCCCGGGCTGAGCAGGGGTTCAATGGTATCTGCTCATCGCGAGTCCGCGCGTGTCCCTGCCTCTACCTCCATTGCTGCCCCCTCGCTCCACCTCGGGGCCCCCCCGGCCTGGGCAACGGCTCGCGAGCGAGGCCTCCCCCGCTTCCCGGCGCTTCACCGGGTTGACGCCCGCCATGGTGCTGGTCATCTGTCTGCTGCTGACGGCCGCCTCCACGGCGCTCTTCTCGCTGACGACTCGGGCGGGAGATCTCACTCGGTTCGAGAACATCACCCGGACGGTCCAGGAGCGGATCTCCTCCCATCTCAACGCGGACGAGGCCCTGCTGCGGGGCACCGCGGGCTTGTTCTCCGCCAGCGAGCAGGTCACCCACGAGGAGTTCAGCATCTATGTCGAGCGCCTGGACCTGAAGCGGTACGGCCCCGGCATTCGCGAGATCGGCTTCAGCCAACGCATCCCCGCGGAGCAGAAGGACGCCACGGTGGCCAGCCTGCGAGGCCTGGGCTTCTCCACCTTCCGCCTCATGCCCGACACGCCCCGCGAGGAGTACCACGCCATCACCTACCTGGAGCCGGCCGCCCTTCGTCCCCCGGAGGCGATGGGGTTCGACATGTTCACCGAGCCGGTCCGCCGTGCCGCGATGGAGCGGGCCTGGCAGACCGGCGCCCCGGCCCTCTCCGGCAAGGTCACGCTGGGACAAGAGACGGAAGCCAGCGGCCAGGAGGGCTTCGTGATGTACGTCCCCGTGTACCAGGGGCATGCCCTTCCGGAGACCGAACAGAAGCGCTGGCAGCTGCTGGAAGGGTTCGTCTACACCCCCTTTTCCGCCAACGCCCTGTTCTCGGGGCTGTTCACCCCTCTGCTCCAAACCCGTGTCACCTTCCGCCTCTACGACGGGCAGGAGCCAGTCCCCGAGGCCTTGCTGTATGACTCGGGCGCCACCTTGGAGAAGACCCATGCCCGGCCCGTCTTCACGTCTGCCTCCCAGTTCGAGGTGGCCGGCCACCCCTGGACCCTCGCCTTCACCTCTCAGCCTGACTTCGATCACTCGTTGATGGCCACCTGGGCTCCGGGCGTGGGAGGGATTGGAACGCTCATGAGCCTGCTGGTGTTCGCCTTCGCGCGATCTCAGCAGAATGCCCGGAAGCGCGCGGAGGACAACGAGGCGGAGCGGGCCTGGCTGCTGGCGCGCGAGCGGTTGGCCCGCGCCGAGACCGAGGCCCAACGCACCCACTTGCAGGACATCTTCATGCAGGCCCCAGCGATCATCGCCATCCTGGGGGGCCCTCGGCAGGTCTTCGAGTTCGCCAACACCGCCTGCCAGGAGGTCCTGGGCCACCGCGAGCTGCTGGGCAAGCCCCTCCACGAAGCGGTCCCTGACCTGAAGCAGCACGGCCCTGCCCTGATCGAGAAGGCCTACCGCACGGGAAGACCCCTCTCCGGCCGGGAGGTGTGCCTGCCCTTGCGCTACACGCTGGGGGGACGCATCGAGGAGCGGTACTGGGACTTCTTCTTCCAGCCCCGCCGCACCCCGGACGGCGCGGTGGATGGGATGATGGTGTTCGCCTTCGAGGTGACCGACCAGCTCCAGGCGCGCCAGGAGGTGGAGCTCAGCCGGGAAGAGGCCCGGCGCAGCGCCGCCCAGCTCCAGGCCATCACCGACACGCTGCCCGCGCTCGTGGCCTACCTGGATCTGGCGGAGCGCTACCGCTTCGCGAACCAGGCCTATGAGAGCTGGTTCGGGGTGAAGCCCGAGGACGTCTTGGGCAAGACGGCAGCGGAGTTCGTCGGGGCGGAGGCCTACGAGGGGGTGAGGCATCAGCTCCGGCAAGCCCTCTCGGGCGAGATCGTCCGGTACGAAGTGGAGCTGAAGGTCCGGGGCGGCCGGAAGATCTACATGCAGTCCAACTACCTTCCGGACCGGGACGCCCAGGGGCACGTGCGAGGCATCGTGGTGCTCGCCCATGACCTGACGGAGCGCAAGAAGGAGGAAGAGATCGTCCGCAACGCCGTGCGCCTGCGCGACGAGTTCCTGTCGGTCGCCAGCCACGAATTGAAGACCCCGCTCACGCCGCTGAGCCTGAAGCTCCAGGCGCTCGCACGCGCGGTGGAGAACGAGCCCGAGACGCCGTTCACCGTGAAGGTCCGCGCGCACGTGGAGGCGGGGCGCAAGCAGCTCAACCGGCTGTCGGTCCTCATTGGGGACTTGCTGGATGTGTCGCGGATCAGCTCCGGCCAGATGCGGCTGCGCTGGGAGCCGGTGGACTTCGCGGCCCTGGTGCGGGACGTGGTGACGCGACTGGAGCCCGAGGCACTCCGGGCCGAGTCTCCCCTGAGCGTTGAGGCGCCCGGGAGCCTCGCGGGGAGCACGGACCGGCTGCGGTTCGAGCAGGTGGTGGAGAACCTGCTGACGAACGCCATCAAGTACGGCGCGGGCAAACCCATCCACATCGTTCTGAAGGAAGAGGCGGGGGCCGTGGTGCTGCGCGTGGAGGACCACGGCATCGGCATCGAGCTTGAGCACCAGGAGCGCATCTTCGAGCGATTCGAGCGCGCCGTCTCGGAGCGCAACTACGGCGGCCTGGGGTTGGGGCTCTACATCACCCGCACCATCGTGGAGCTGCTCGGCGGCACCATCCGCGTGCAGAGCCAGCCCGGCCAAGGCGCGGCCTTCACCGTGGACCTGCCCCGGGAACCGCCCTCAGGCACGCCCAGCACGGGCTGAACTCACTTTGAATTCTTCTTCATGAGTTCTTCTGGCAGAGGCGTCCTGAGGAAACGAAATCCTTTTCCATCCCGCTGCGGGATGACTTGAAACCCCTCACCAGCAACCCTGACAAGATCACCGTCGCGAGGTTTTCCACGGACAAGCCACTCATCTGCTTCTTCTCTCGTCGCGAACGACTGAGAGACGAGCACGGATTCAACTGCGGGTGTGTAGAACTTGCGAAAGAACTCGCGGTAGTCCTCTAACTTCTGGGCCGTACGAACGTATAGCAGCGCTACCGCAGCAACCCGGATCGCTTCGTCCTCTGAAGATCCTTCCTGATACTTTCCATTGATCCCCTTCAGCACATCCAAAACGGCATCAACATCGAAATTGGGATTGTATTTCATCGCCATGTCCTAACTAGAAGGCAGCACCAACACCGAGCGGAACAAGCACCAACCAGCCAAGAGGGCTTACTGCCAGAACAAACGCCACCCCGCCTACGATCACTACCGTCCCAATCGTTATCTCTCCCTTGTGTTCCTTGATCCATTCAATCGCTCGTTCCATATGTGAGAAACTCAGCCTCTTTTCTCGCTCCCGCAGGGGCTGTTCCTTCTCTTCCTCACACGCAACGAACTGCTCGCGGCATTTTGTAATGCATGTTTCGTAGTACCACCCGCTCTGCTCTTTGCTGTGGGGCCAGGGGAGCGCTGTTCCCAGCACCTCCCCATACACTCTTCGTGCTCTTTTTGGCAGTCATGGCCGCCAGCGCCTCCCATTGCAAGCGTGGTTCCTACGCCTTCAGAACTCTCGGAAATGACATAGATTCTCTGCTCTGGCCGCTGACTGTGAGCACATCCTGCATTCGCCAGCA encodes the following:
- a CDS encoding histone deacetylase family protein; protein product: MRAWLQEWKRRLRPDRARVPVFYDEPYRLPFARLDAHHGLEPRQVDFTTGYLLEAGIVRATDIHRPRPVSYAQLARVHDAAYLESLEAPETLASIFAVEPSVVPVDTVLDTVRRICGGTLEAARLALCTRRPAVNMAGGFHHAAPDHGGGFCVLNDIAVAITTLRQEGFGGSVAVLDLDAHPSDGTAACLSGDPHVWVGSLSGSDWGLVPGADEVLLARGCGDAEYLAALEALLERMPRAELAFVIAGGDVLRGDRFGLLGLSLKGARRRDLAVARALHRVPSVWLPGGGYHAEAWKVFVGSVLVLDERGHEPIQERFDPRGMLARHPSPLKALERQQAWEAITLEDLEGALGYADPGRPRLLGHYTEQSLEYALFRSGVGPSLERLGYGPPRVSVDVSAAGERLQLLGHAHGREHVLMDCVLSRQRVEGADVLFVDKLLLPQPRAAASPPVEEGEGAREVLEMLRFMAQRLGLRGVFFPPAESSLPGAPQARCG
- a CDS encoding plasmid stabilization protein, which encodes MPRGDKSKYTDKQKRRAEHIAEGYTERGTHEKEAKRRAWATVNAESHGGEKPGGSGYGKPETHQASRRGGKRSQAGRTKAQRSAAAKKAAATRKRKTVQRSTAAKRAAAKRTR
- a CDS encoding phosphatase PAP2 family protein, with the protein product MRRRLGEWIAPLTGSERLRLWGLLAAIAACCLGFAMLADEVVERETQSFDETVVRSLRRTDDPRIPVGPKWLLAAARDVTSLGSGTVLALITVGVCGFLVLIRRFRSLLLVAGSTAGGALVNSLLKHFFARPRPSVVPHLAEVFAPSFPSGHAMLSAIVYLTLGTLLSQLTERRRLKAYVLGMAVLLSFLVGLTRVYLGVHYLTDILGGWMVGLAWALLTGLLVSGAKRTSPALRDEVRKGASGPGEPPPDPAA
- a CDS encoding NAD-dependent succinate-semialdehyde dehydrogenase; this encodes MAIATIEPTTGTTLRTFNALSPEETEARLRLAEETFRTYRHTSFADRKRWLARAAELLETEAATFGRIMTQEMGKPFEAAKAESQKCAQACRYYIEHGEAYLRDEPIDTGKDRSYVRYEPLGPVLAIMPWNFPFWQVIRFAAPALIAGNVGLLKHAHNVPQCALALEDLFLRAGFPRGAFQNLFIETRDIERVIEDRRVKAVTLTGSEGAGRAVGAQAGKALKKVVLELGGSDPFIVMPSAKLEDAVETAVKARLINNGQSCIAAKRFIVHEAIYPEFERRFVERMGRVKVGDPMEPQTEVGPLATEGIRQGLHAQVEKSLAAGAKAPVGGKLPSGAGYYYPPTVLTDVPDASPAAREELFGPVAVLFRAKDVAHAITLANDTPYGLGASVWTRDEAEAQQFIAGIETGMVFVNAMVASDARLPFGGVKNSGHGRELALHGLREFLNAKTVRISAGALPPPTEASANE
- a CDS encoding COX15/CtaA family protein; the encoded protein is MNVPASSRRFQIFSYAVLAYTLAVVLWGAFVRATGSGAGCGDHWPQCNGVVVPREPTVATLIEYTHRVTSGLALVLAVVLCVWGLRAHAKGHPVRGAAVLSLVFMLTEAAVGAGIVLLKYVADNPSIARAYWMAIHLLNTFLLVGAQALTAWWAGGRSRWVMRGQGLAGTLVGVGIAGLLLLGVTGAIAALGDTLFPATSFTEGLQQDMSETAHILLRLRVLHPVLAVGLGALLVAVGNMLARLRPSESVKRSATQLTVLYAIQLGAGLTNLVLLAPVWMQLVHLLLADLVWIALLRLSVAALAEDAPRATVTGGPPARAPAPRDPARPLPP